A genomic segment from Salinigranum rubrum encodes:
- a CDS encoding DNA polymerase sliding clamp, producing MSTNIESDTADAQPATTPDVESETEPEAESESEIDTHPEPGVETEAEPESDPSVDTDTNTDGDGDEAAESDTEGETEAEPESEGGDDDAEVVTSPPQQFTAAIKGGAIKEFVSTLRAVVDEAKIRVGPDGIHTRAVDPANVAMYDVSLAAGAFESYDATEGVLGVNLERFEEVLKLAKKNDLVQLSFNTTSFKLVIHIDGVEFTMALIDPDSIRKEPEIPEMDLPISLTLEEAQISRGVKAADMVSDHIRFRCDEAETTVYIEAEGDTDNVSLELADDDLVALTAADGNALYSLDYVNDISKQFPTGTEITLTFGGDFPMMFEYQFSDGECDVLAMLAPRIQSD from the coding sequence ATGAGTACCAACATCGAATCCGACACCGCCGATGCACAGCCCGCGACTACTCCCGACGTCGAATCTGAAACCGAACCTGAAGCCGAATCAGAATCCGAGATCGACACCCACCCGGAACCCGGGGTCGAAACAGAAGCCGAACCGGAATCCGACCCCAGCGTCGACACTGACACTAACACTGACGGAGACGGAGACGAAGCCGCCGAGAGCGACACCGAGGGGGAGACGGAGGCCGAACCAGAAAGCGAAGGTGGCGACGACGACGCAGAGGTCGTCACGAGCCCGCCCCAGCAGTTCACCGCCGCCATCAAGGGCGGAGCGATCAAGGAATTCGTCAGCACGCTTCGCGCCGTCGTCGACGAAGCGAAAATTCGCGTCGGCCCAGACGGTATCCACACCCGAGCCGTCGACCCCGCCAACGTCGCGATGTACGACGTCTCTCTCGCAGCCGGCGCTTTCGAGTCCTACGACGCTACCGAGGGCGTCCTCGGTGTCAACCTCGAACGCTTCGAGGAAGTCCTCAAACTCGCCAAGAAAAACGACCTCGTCCAACTCTCGTTCAACACCACGTCGTTCAAGCTCGTCATTCACATCGACGGCGTCGAGTTCACGATGGCGCTCATCGACCCCGACAGCATCCGCAAAGAGCCCGAAATCCCCGAGATGGACCTGCCCATCTCCCTCACGCTCGAGGAAGCACAAATCTCGCGTGGCGTCAAGGCCGCCGATATGGTCTCCGACCACATTCGCTTCCGCTGTGACGAGGCCGAGACCACCGTCTACATCGAAGCCGAAGGCGACACCGACAACGTCAGTCTCGAACTCGCGGATGACGACCTCGTCGCGCTCACGGCCGCTGACGGCAACGCACTATACAGCCTCGACTACGTCAACGATATCTCCAAACAGTTCCCCACGGGCACGGAGATCACGCTCACCTTCGGCGGCGACTTCCCGATGATGTTCGAGTACCAGTTCAGCGACGGCGAATGCGACGTCCTCGCGATGCTCGCCCCGCGTATTCAGAGCGACTAG
- a CDS encoding RNA-guided endonuclease TnpB family protein yields MSTPQTANKTLEATLAPPTRCKEQRLQQTLSEYRDALNDAFEQHCTTMSATNDVVTPYNLPYQAKDALKSYVPKLHNTYNANELDDEHPLRFVNRAGKFDRDPSREYEICWNVPQPGRGTNFWIPLRLNPEQEKLWIELLDEESNTKVGELRLQRHRKTWTLHVTVEYEIKDTSELSETPTRVGFDIGESMLVTGCALQHDTPTKPLLINGKEAKRIRKEMFTTLKRLQERDASEWRVEERFSYYQNRLTDLIEKASRESVEYARQFENPVIVMEDLAYIRESLDYGKYMNRRLHSWAFARLQGRIEDKAKDAGIPVRYVHPQYTSKTCHSCKHIGYRPRQAEFKCKNPECHVSTFQADINASANIARRVDPWGESLPWKSAGDDSPQDGSGCDTATTQCEQSETPSQMTLTTFQESKPTASDD; encoded by the coding sequence ATGTCAACGCCTCAGACAGCGAATAAAACACTGGAAGCCACGCTCGCACCACCCACACGGTGTAAAGAGCAACGTCTCCAGCAAACGCTGTCTGAATACCGAGACGCGCTCAACGACGCCTTCGAGCAACACTGTACGACGATGAGCGCCACGAACGACGTGGTGACGCCGTACAACCTACCGTACCAAGCGAAAGACGCCCTCAAATCCTACGTCCCCAAACTCCACAACACGTACAACGCCAACGAGTTAGACGACGAACACCCGCTCCGTTTCGTGAATCGAGCGGGGAAGTTCGACCGCGACCCCTCGCGTGAATACGAAATTTGCTGGAACGTTCCACAACCCGGTCGCGGAACCAACTTCTGGATACCACTTAGACTGAATCCTGAACAAGAGAAGTTGTGGATCGAACTACTTGATGAGGAGTCGAATACGAAGGTAGGCGAACTTCGCTTGCAGAGACACCGAAAGACGTGGACGCTCCACGTCACCGTCGAATACGAAATCAAGGACACCTCAGAACTATCCGAGACCCCGACCCGGGTTGGATTCGATATTGGCGAGTCAATGTTGGTCACGGGCTGTGCCCTCCAACACGACACCCCCACGAAGCCTCTGTTAATCAACGGGAAAGAAGCCAAACGCATCCGCAAAGAGATGTTCACGACCCTGAAACGCCTGCAAGAGCGAGACGCTTCTGAGTGGCGCGTCGAGGAGCGATTCTCGTACTACCAGAACCGACTCACAGACCTAATCGAGAAAGCGTCTCGTGAGTCCGTGGAGTACGCTCGCCAGTTCGAGAATCCCGTCATCGTGATGGAGGACTTAGCGTACATCCGCGAGTCGCTGGACTACGGGAAGTACATGAATCGACGCCTGCACTCATGGGCCTTCGCTCGGTTGCAGGGTCGAATCGAAGACAAGGCGAAGGACGCCGGTATTCCGGTACGATATGTCCACCCTCAGTACACCTCGAAGACGTGCCACTCGTGCAAGCACATCGGGTATCGGCCTCGACAAGCCGAGTTCAAATGCAAGAACCCAGAGTGCCACGTATCGACGTTCCAAGCAGATATTAACGCGAGTGCGAACATCGCACGTCGCGTAGACCCGTGGGGAGAGAGCCTGCCGTGGAAATCCGCAGGCGATGACTCGCCACAGGACGGGAGCGGTTGTGACACCGCCACGACTCAGTGTGAGCAGAGCGAGACACCCTCGCAAATGACACTCACAACGTTCCAAGAGTCGAAACCCACTGCCAGCGACGACTAA
- a CDS encoding transcription initiation factor IIB — translation MSQRYLEAANSNARPGPHPSGSPLGTHQRGLAPAIDSEPSSAQKLAPERTQPVGDPICPECATDEHLVVDETETFCQACGLVVARDILDRELQWETTADGERQPARGGAPTTIRRHDKGLPTEIGSYRDGYGNELSSKTQRQFKRLRKWDDRAKASTTHDQSLRTGLGEIARLVSAVELPASIHDRAARLFRDAWERNLLRGRSIEAIATASIFAACRLERLPRFLEELAAVARVDESDIKSAYRLLNRELELATPPPLPQDFLPRLANAVDANPRVERRAHQLVTAPAVGVLANGRQPAGVAAACLYHAHDESELTNLRLTQQRLADEGFSTPTTIRNIRRELLSLEEAGDLHDPDGYLDDYLG, via the coding sequence ATGTCCCAACGCTATCTTGAGGCCGCGAACAGCAACGCCCGTCCCGGGCCCCATCCGTCCGGCAGCCCCCTCGGTACCCACCAGCGGGGACTCGCCCCAGCTATCGACTCCGAGCCGTCGTCAGCCCAGAAATTGGCGCCCGAACGCACCCAACCGGTCGGTGACCCAATTTGCCCCGAGTGTGCGACCGATGAACACCTCGTCGTCGACGAGACTGAAACCTTCTGTCAGGCGTGCGGCCTCGTGGTCGCCCGAGACATCCTTGATCGAGAACTCCAGTGGGAGACAACCGCCGATGGCGAACGGCAACCCGCCCGGGGCGGGGCTCCCACGACCATCAGACGCCACGACAAGGGACTCCCGACCGAGATTGGCTCCTACCGCGACGGATACGGAAACGAACTCTCATCGAAGACACAGCGCCAGTTCAAACGCCTTCGCAAATGGGACGACCGCGCGAAGGCGAGTACCACTCACGACCAGTCGCTCCGTACCGGTCTTGGCGAAATCGCCCGTCTCGTGAGTGCGGTCGAACTCCCCGCATCGATCCACGACCGCGCTGCGAGACTCTTTCGCGACGCCTGGGAGCGCAATCTCCTCCGTGGGCGCTCCATCGAAGCCATCGCGACCGCCAGCATCTTCGCCGCCTGTCGCCTCGAACGCCTGCCACGGTTCCTCGAAGAACTCGCCGCCGTTGCCCGCGTCGACGAATCCGATATCAAAAGCGCCTATCGACTGCTGAATCGCGAGCTCGAACTCGCAACGCCACCGCCGCTCCCGCAGGACTTCCTCCCTCGACTCGCCAACGCCGTCGACGCCAACCCCCGGGTCGAGCGACGAGCCCATCAACTCGTCACCGCCCCCGCTGTCGGTGTCCTCGCCAACGGCCGACAGCCCGCCGGCGTCGCCGCCGCGTGCCTCTATCACGCTCACGATGAAAGCGAGCTCACCAACCTCCGGCTCACACAGCAGCGACTCGCCGACGAAGGCTTCTCCACTCCAACGACTATCCGGAACATCCGACGCGAACTTCTCTCGCTTGAGGAGGCCGGTGATCTCCACGATCCAGACGGCTATCTCGACGACTACCTCGGGTAG
- a CDS encoding IS110 family RNA-guided transposase, giving the protein MYLGIDLHKRYAQVAVINDAGEVVEEVRVENANLDDLAQRYAGSRAVIEATSNYYHVYDTLAEYLDVTVAHPGKLTLIAQSDKKTDRVDAKELARLLRLNSVPESYVPTDEIREARALVRGRQTLIEDRTKFANKIHGLLADNGITRKVKPLSVKGREFLWELSLPSPWDALLESYLDVIKTLTEKITQLEAAIEERAGSLTETQLLMTIPGVSYYSALLIYAELGEVDRFDGHKEVVSYMGLNPTIRESGDSRIEGGISKRGSGRVRWILVQSAYTAVYNSGDEYLSRFFHRLNSRMNSKKAIVATARKLLVSMYYMLNRGEVYDPPGVST; this is encoded by the coding sequence ATGTACCTCGGAATCGACTTACACAAGCGGTACGCACAGGTGGCAGTAATCAACGACGCTGGAGAAGTCGTCGAAGAGGTTCGCGTCGAGAACGCGAACCTCGACGACCTCGCCCAGCGGTACGCTGGGTCTCGTGCGGTGATCGAGGCGACCAGCAATTACTACCACGTCTACGATACTCTCGCCGAGTATTTGGACGTGACTGTCGCTCATCCCGGCAAATTGACGCTCATCGCTCAGTCGGACAAGAAGACTGATCGCGTCGATGCCAAAGAACTCGCGAGACTGCTTCGGCTCAACTCCGTTCCGGAAAGTTACGTTCCCACCGACGAGATCAGGGAAGCCCGCGCACTCGTGCGCGGGCGACAGACCCTAATCGAAGATCGGACCAAGTTCGCCAACAAGATCCACGGCTTGCTCGCCGATAACGGCATCACGCGGAAAGTGAAGCCACTGAGTGTGAAGGGACGAGAGTTCCTCTGGGAACTCTCGCTCCCGTCCCCGTGGGATGCGTTGTTGGAGTCGTATCTCGACGTGATCAAGACGCTGACCGAGAAAATCACACAGCTCGAAGCGGCGATCGAAGAGCGCGCTGGGTCTCTGACCGAGACCCAGCTGCTCATGACGATTCCAGGTGTCAGCTACTACTCCGCGTTGTTGATTTACGCGGAACTGGGTGAGGTCGATCGGTTCGACGGCCACAAGGAGGTCGTGAGTTACATGGGTCTGAACCCGACGATCCGCGAGTCGGGCGACTCGCGGATCGAGGGTGGCATCTCGAAACGCGGATCTGGACGGGTTCGGTGGATCCTGGTTCAGAGTGCGTACACGGCAGTGTACAACAGTGGAGACGAGTATTTGAGCCGGTTCTTCCACCGGCTGAACAGTCGTATGAATTCGAAGAAGGCGATCGTGGCGACGGCACGGAAACTGCTCGTGTCGATGTACTACATGCTCAACCGAGGGGAGGTATACGATCCACCCGGCGTGAGCACCTGA
- a CDS encoding RPA family protein, translating to MSNSASTADSSTDSNSTQRQGRQVAKRAFAAELNDATHVFKESDEERAPNFALLPSGETANRYFLVGTVTEVNDVGKDSEYWQARIVDPTGTVFAYAGQYQPDAAAFLSGLEPPAYVAITAKPSTYETDDGNVNVSLRPETITRVDEATRNQWVRETIDRTAARLDAFDNGDKDGIDSTPYVAMCREQYGDNLSLEVYRDALNDAREDVGMDAVRDDDADGEVEVEAEAEADTKGGSTRVYDADDADQSDDGDHDTDSNGESDPEGETEEGAIDEAALASAVANAGLEE from the coding sequence ATGAGTAACTCAGCATCCACAGCCGACAGCAGTACCGATAGCAACAGCACCCAGCGACAGGGCCGACAGGTCGCAAAGCGCGCCTTCGCCGCCGAACTCAACGACGCAACCCACGTCTTCAAAGAGAGTGACGAGGAGCGCGCCCCGAACTTCGCGCTGCTCCCCAGCGGCGAGACCGCGAACCGCTACTTCCTCGTCGGGACCGTCACCGAAGTCAACGACGTTGGCAAGGACAGCGAATATTGGCAGGCCCGAATCGTCGATCCCACGGGGACGGTGTTCGCCTACGCCGGTCAGTACCAGCCCGACGCCGCCGCGTTCCTCTCCGGCCTCGAACCCCCCGCGTACGTCGCTATCACCGCCAAGCCCAGCACGTACGAAACCGACGACGGCAACGTGAACGTCTCCCTTCGGCCCGAGACCATCACCCGCGTCGATGAAGCCACCCGAAACCAGTGGGTGCGCGAAACCATCGACCGGACGGCCGCTCGCCTCGATGCCTTCGATAACGGAGACAAGGACGGTATCGACTCGACCCCCTACGTCGCGATGTGCCGCGAACAGTACGGGGACAACCTCTCGCTCGAAGTCTACCGCGACGCCCTCAACGACGCTCGCGAAGACGTTGGAATGGACGCCGTCCGCGACGACGACGCCGATGGCGAGGTTGAGGTCGAAGCCGAGGCCGAGGCCGACACCAAGGGCGGCTCCACCCGCGTGTACGACGCCGACGACGCCGACCAGAGCGATGACGGCGACCACGACACCGACAGCAACGGCGAGTCCGACCCTGAGGGGGAGACGGAAGAGGGTGCCATCGACGAAGCGGCCCTCGCCTCGGCCGTCGCCAACGCCGGACTTGAGGAGTGA
- a CDS encoding replication factor A (Replication protein A protects and stabilize the intermediate ssDNA that is generated by the unwinding action of a DNA helicase at the replication fork. In addition, SSBs prevent the formation of secondary structures by single-stranded template DNA.), translated as MSTNATPADSAVNASSDDLATAATTLIEQFPDDAGDEALPSVDDIVTRLDQMVNGYNVPLEEATRATRNHYLDVLGIEYDDLALPSQSAGDTTLDEINTDGQWVSVTVKVVDLWEPTSDSISQVGLIGDESGRLKFTKWAKADLPELDADGVYRLDNVITSEYEGRYSINLNSRSVIDPVDDDIEVGDNAEELTIEAPMVAIQSGSGLIKRCPHDGCTRVLQDGRCAEHGTVEGEFDLRIKAVFDDGVRVQHAIFDKEATKALADITIEEAKQQAMDALDTSVVANDLTDALVGRYYRVSGRVIGKYLLVDEADPLA; from the coding sequence ATGTCCACCAACGCAACACCCGCAGATTCTGCGGTCAACGCCTCCAGCGACGACCTCGCGACGGCCGCGACCACCCTCATCGAACAGTTCCCCGACGACGCCGGCGATGAAGCCCTCCCGAGTGTCGACGATATCGTCACCCGGCTCGACCAGATGGTCAACGGCTACAACGTGCCGCTCGAGGAGGCTACTCGCGCCACGCGCAACCACTACCTCGACGTGCTCGGCATCGAATACGACGACCTCGCACTCCCCTCGCAGAGTGCCGGCGACACGACGCTCGACGAAATCAACACCGACGGCCAGTGGGTCAGCGTCACCGTCAAAGTCGTCGACCTATGGGAGCCGACCAGCGACAGCATCTCCCAGGTCGGGCTCATCGGCGACGAGAGCGGCCGACTCAAGTTCACCAAGTGGGCCAAAGCCGACCTTCCCGAACTCGACGCGGACGGCGTGTACCGACTCGACAACGTCATCACCAGCGAGTACGAAGGCCGCTACTCCATCAACCTCAACTCCCGGTCGGTCATCGACCCCGTCGATGACGATATCGAAGTCGGCGACAACGCCGAGGAGTTGACCATCGAGGCCCCGATGGTCGCGATCCAGTCCGGAAGCGGGCTCATCAAGCGCTGTCCCCACGACGGCTGTACGCGCGTTCTCCAGGACGGCCGGTGTGCCGAACACGGAACGGTCGAAGGCGAATTCGACCTCCGCATCAAGGCCGTCTTCGACGACGGCGTTCGCGTCCAGCACGCCATCTTCGACAAGGAGGCGACCAAAGCCCTCGCCGACATCACCATCGAGGAGGCCAAACAGCAAGCGATGGACGCTCTCGATACGAGCGTCGTCGCGAACGACCTCACCGACGCCCTCGTCGGTCGCTACTACCGAGTCAGCGGCCGCGTCATCGGGAAATATCTCCTCGTCGATGAGGCCGACCCACTCGCGTAG
- a CDS encoding DUF7437 domain-containing protein, with protein MSNVPSSIQPPDAGHTAHRFFVIQELLGTPDLARFYTDLLINSPTTVTAVRERQGFSKSTAYKYANTLAELGVAKELDEYEGGSALWRADPVSGDWTDEMTLELGPAIIAVYGAISVDDDLELFADRHGKAALAPAVMATLTYLQGETTRRGVADKLGVPAVEAIAVTQAIERIIAVVKDHDPTLNDIAFEVDVHERAIEQGPYQRADE; from the coding sequence ATGTCGAACGTGCCATCTTCCATCCAACCACCGGATGCGGGACACACGGCCCACCGGTTTTTCGTCATTCAGGAGCTGCTGGGGACGCCTGATCTCGCACGGTTCTACACGGATTTGTTGATCAACTCCCCAACAACGGTCACGGCAGTTCGTGAGCGTCAGGGCTTCTCTAAGAGCACTGCCTACAAATATGCGAATACGCTCGCCGAGTTGGGTGTCGCCAAAGAATTAGACGAGTACGAAGGTGGTTCCGCACTCTGGCGTGCAGACCCCGTGAGTGGGGACTGGACAGACGAGATGACTCTCGAACTCGGTCCCGCCATCATCGCAGTCTACGGGGCGATTAGCGTCGACGACGATCTCGAACTCTTCGCTGATCGGCATGGGAAAGCCGCACTCGCCCCTGCGGTCATGGCCACACTCACCTACTTGCAGGGTGAGACGACGCGTCGTGGCGTCGCCGATAAGCTCGGTGTGCCTGCTGTAGAAGCCATCGCGGTCACGCAGGCCATCGAACGAATCATCGCCGTGGTGAAAGACCACGACCCGACGCTCAACGACATCGCGTTTGAGGTGGACGTTCACGAACGCGCAATCGAGCAGGGGCCGTATCAGCGCGCAGATGAGTGA
- a CDS encoding DUF7342 family protein: MSDSSRDGVQSWTESMSARDRIRAVAKTLREPRSVNWISEQADAAWSTTNEELQALVEQGQLRRVEAGESTRYQPDYTRLLFEEIRTLIEENTREELRSELAAITEEIEEWQETYDVETWQDLEQSLADGDLASTELRERRDVIAFWRENGEDRRLIKHALELYSDVEAAREQMTDVAGRATS, encoded by the coding sequence ATGTCCGACTCCTCGCGAGATGGCGTCCAGTCGTGGACCGAGTCGATGAGCGCCCGCGACCGTATTCGGGCGGTCGCCAAGACGCTTCGCGAACCACGGTCGGTCAACTGGATAAGCGAACAGGCCGACGCCGCCTGGAGCACGACCAACGAGGAACTCCAAGCGCTTGTCGAACAGGGGCAGCTGCGCCGCGTTGAGGCCGGTGAGAGCACGCGCTATCAGCCGGACTACACGCGACTGCTCTTCGAGGAAATCCGCACGCTCATCGAGGAGAACACACGCGAGGAGTTACGGAGCGAACTGGCCGCGATCACCGAGGAGATCGAGGAGTGGCAGGAAACCTACGACGTCGAGACGTGGCAAGACCTCGAACAGTCGCTCGCCGACGGCGACCTCGCAAGTACCGAGCTCCGAGAACGCCGTGACGTCATCGCGTTCTGGCGCGAAAACGGGGAGGATCGCCGCCTCATCAAGCACGCACTGGAACTCTACTCCGACGTGGAGGCTGCTCGCGAACAGATGACCGACGTGGCTGGCCGCGCCACGAGCTAA
- a CDS encoding DUF555 domain-containing protein, with amino-acid sequence MTTSGHGGEEIWFEVQLSVPWVVAGTTGVQDVINIAVSEVGKRVNQTSARYSEIVVQDVACPSCGYEYEAALSTTDFALVVVTVLAQFKAASAEESSRIAKRELGVRMKDIPLTVLGVRRASLAVEEPAVETASEPDAVTDAPSGDRPESDASRSSSSAR; translated from the coding sequence ATGACGACGTCTGGGCACGGTGGGGAGGAGATATGGTTTGAGGTACAGCTGTCGGTTCCATGGGTGGTGGCGGGAACGACGGGCGTCCAGGACGTGATCAACATCGCGGTGTCGGAGGTGGGCAAGAGGGTGAATCAGACGTCGGCGCGGTACTCGGAGATTGTCGTTCAGGACGTCGCATGTCCGTCCTGCGGGTATGAGTATGAGGCGGCGCTTTCGACGACGGATTTCGCGTTGGTAGTCGTGACGGTGTTGGCGCAGTTCAAAGCGGCCTCAGCGGAGGAGAGTTCGCGCATCGCGAAGCGGGAGTTGGGTGTGCGAATGAAGGATATTCCGTTGACTGTCCTTGGGGTTCGGCGGGCGTCGTTAGCAGTGGAGGAGCCAGCGGTGGAAACGGCGTCGGAGCCGGACGCGGTGACAGATGCGCCCTCTGGGGACAGGCCGGAGAGTGACGCCTCGAGGTCAAGCTCCTCGGCGAGGTAG